The Lycium barbarum isolate Lr01 chromosome 9, ASM1917538v2, whole genome shotgun sequence genome has a segment encoding these proteins:
- the LOC132610172 gene encoding vesicle transport protein GOT1 isoform X2, protein MAYELDEQKKVGLGLIGFGILFTFLAIILFFDRGLLALANILMLAGVALLLGFRSTLQLFKVNYKGTISFMLGLFLIFVRWPVVGIIVEIYGCIVLFGCFWPSIKVFLFQIPVFGWILRYPALLLDRFRS, encoded by the exons ATGGCATATGAATTAGATGAGCAAAAAA AGGTTGGGTTAGGTCTCATTGGATTTGGCATCCTTTTCACATTTCTTGCCATAATTTTATTCTTCGACAGGGGTTTGCTTGCGCTGGCTAAT ATACTTATGTTGGCAGGTGTAGCACTTCTGCTGGGTTTTCGTTCTACATTGCAGCTCTTCAAAGTAAACTACAAG GGCACGATATCATTTATGCTTGGGCTCTTCCTCATATTCGTTCGCTGGCCAGTTGTGGGTATCATTGTGGAAATATATGGATGCATTGTCCTCTTCGG TTGTTTCTGGCCATCCATCAAGGTTTTCCTTTTCCAGATTCCTGTATTTGGATGGATTCTGCGGTATCCTGCTCTG
- the LOC132610172 gene encoding vesicle transport protein GOT1 isoform X1 — MIRERNCTFIKEWVFSFKELIGFSQCIEIHLALVLESSAMAYELDEQKKVGLGLIGFGILFTFLAIILFFDRGLLALANILMLAGVALLLGFRSTLQLFKVNYKGTISFMLGLFLIFVRWPVVGIIVEIYGCIVLFGCFWPSIKVFLFQIPVFGWILRYPALLLDRFRS; from the exons ATGATAAGAGAAAGAAATTGTACGTTTATCAAAGAATGGGTTTTTAGTTTTAAAGAACTAATTGGCTTCAGTCAGTGTATTGAGATCCATCTGG CTCTGGTTTTAGAAAGCAGCGCCATGGCATATGAATTAGATGAGCAAAAAA AGGTTGGGTTAGGTCTCATTGGATTTGGCATCCTTTTCACATTTCTTGCCATAATTTTATTCTTCGACAGGGGTTTGCTTGCGCTGGCTAAT ATACTTATGTTGGCAGGTGTAGCACTTCTGCTGGGTTTTCGTTCTACATTGCAGCTCTTCAAAGTAAACTACAAG GGCACGATATCATTTATGCTTGGGCTCTTCCTCATATTCGTTCGCTGGCCAGTTGTGGGTATCATTGTGGAAATATATGGATGCATTGTCCTCTTCGG TTGTTTCTGGCCATCCATCAAGGTTTTCCTTTTCCAGATTCCTGTATTTGGATGGATTCTGCGGTATCCTGCTCTG